The Mangrovibacterium diazotrophicum genome has a segment encoding these proteins:
- a CDS encoding AsmA family protein translates to MKKRYWILGGIVLFVAIVLFFLSSIIKSYINKNGEELIGRKVNVGELHFDYFNVAVKASDIVMYEKNAVDSFLSVRQVEVDFSPWKLFNSEYSFSKISVVDPMVSIQQYADGYNFDDLIPESDTTLVTEEKADELVRFSLYNMSMTNGEIRLYDQPVDNRINITNLNFELPLIAWDNKKSNVGAEFSIGDQGLVQIQAVVDNEAQNYEVDINTTDLQINRVSNYLTDYMDVKELNGLLTSQIQIMGDLDDLMNVQITGSGKMTNASVIDGQGETLLSVPEIRTRIKSLNLKTFAFDFSSIEIDEPNLLVTRGKEKTNMEQFFAPMFEEDTTQAVQITMEKGDDVTTSYSIDTLIVNKGMLRFVDNTLNRKCQIDLSDLDVNIQNLSDSSSNIPITFSSTINKTGYIKGSTTLNLNDMYDFYLDAQLKNLDLVSFSPYSEYYIASPFTQGWFNYDLMVKMGGGKLSNQNTIHVGELEFGKKTSDKPYVKVPIRLGLYVMKDANDNIDIDMPVSGSTNDPKFKVGKLIWGAFVNVLSKAALSPFKAMAGLVGTNPEKLEYLNLAYLQDSLTNDELQTLGSLTKIMQKKPDLLVSFIQRTNADLEKEKLAVKLAKNNYMAEQKVTELPADDDSQFKQFLTSKLPAADSLGVEVACSKYIPASQVNEAFGELLQKRNKMITDYFAEQQIPAENVLVGIADLENLPDEIRRPEFKVEVSLK, encoded by the coding sequence ATGAAAAAACGTTACTGGATTCTGGGCGGAATCGTACTTTTCGTTGCGATTGTTTTGTTCTTCCTTTCAAGTATTATCAAGAGTTATATCAATAAAAACGGCGAAGAATTGATTGGCCGTAAAGTGAATGTGGGGGAACTGCATTTCGACTATTTCAATGTGGCGGTAAAGGCCAGCGACATTGTGATGTACGAGAAGAATGCGGTCGACAGCTTCTTGTCGGTTCGGCAGGTTGAAGTTGATTTTAGCCCCTGGAAACTCTTCAACAGCGAGTATTCTTTTTCGAAGATCTCGGTGGTGGACCCGATGGTCAGCATTCAGCAATACGCGGATGGCTACAATTTCGATGACCTGATTCCGGAGTCGGACACCACGCTGGTGACGGAGGAAAAAGCCGACGAGCTGGTGCGTTTCAGCCTGTATAATATGAGTATGACCAATGGCGAAATCCGCCTGTACGACCAGCCGGTTGATAACCGTATTAATATTACCAACCTTAATTTTGAGTTGCCGTTGATTGCCTGGGATAACAAGAAATCCAACGTTGGGGCCGAGTTCAGTATCGGCGACCAGGGACTGGTGCAAATTCAGGCTGTGGTTGACAACGAGGCGCAGAATTACGAGGTTGACATCAACACAACCGATTTGCAGATTAACCGGGTGAGCAATTACCTGACCGATTATATGGATGTGAAGGAACTGAATGGTTTGCTGACATCGCAGATTCAGATTATGGGTGATCTTGACGATCTGATGAATGTGCAGATCACCGGCTCGGGGAAAATGACCAATGCTTCGGTGATTGACGGGCAGGGAGAAACGCTGCTGTCGGTGCCTGAAATCCGGACCCGCATCAAGTCGTTAAACCTGAAAACCTTTGCCTTCGATTTTTCATCGATCGAAATTGACGAGCCCAACTTGTTAGTGACCCGTGGAAAAGAGAAAACCAATATGGAGCAGTTTTTTGCGCCCATGTTTGAAGAAGATACCACGCAGGCCGTGCAAATTACCATGGAAAAGGGTGATGATGTAACGACTTCGTACTCGATTGACACACTGATTGTGAACAAGGGGATGCTCCGGTTTGTGGACAATACCCTGAACCGCAAGTGCCAGATTGATTTGTCTGATTTGGATGTGAACATCCAAAACCTGTCGGATAGTTCGAGCAATATTCCGATTACCTTCTCATCGACCATCAATAAAACCGGGTACATTAAAGGCAGCACGACTTTGAACCTGAATGACATGTACGACTTTTACCTGGATGCGCAGTTGAAGAACCTAGATTTGGTGAGCTTTTCACCTTATTCGGAATATTACATTGCTTCGCCATTTACGCAGGGCTGGTTCAACTACGACCTGATGGTGAAAATGGGTGGCGGCAAGCTGAGCAATCAAAATACCATTCATGTGGGCGAGTTGGAGTTTGGGAAGAAAACCAGCGACAAGCCGTACGTGAAGGTTCCCATTCGTCTGGGACTTTATGTGATGAAGGACGCCAACGATAACATCGATATTGATATGCCGGTGAGCGGATCTACGAATGATCCGAAGTTCAAAGTGGGAAAATTGATTTGGGGAGCTTTTGTGAATGTGTTGTCCAAAGCAGCTTTGTCGCCGTTTAAAGCCATGGCTGGCCTGGTGGGCACCAATCCCGAGAAACTGGAGTACCTGAACTTGGCGTACCTGCAGGATTCGCTGACAAATGACGAGCTGCAAACATTGGGCTCACTGACCAAAATCATGCAGAAGAAACCGGACTTGCTGGTGAGTTTCATCCAGCGGACCAATGCTGATTTGGAAAAGGAAAAGTTGGCGGTGAAACTGGCCAAAAACAACTACATGGCCGAACAGAAGGTGACTGAATTGCCGGCCGATGACGATAGCCAATTCAAGCAATTCCTGACCTCGAAATTACCAGCAGCCGATTCGCTGGGAGTGGAAGTGGCATGCTCCAAATATATTCCGGCCAGCCAGGTTAACGAGGCATTTGGAGAACTGCTGCAAAAGCGAAATAAAATGATTACCGACTACTTTGCGGAACAACAAATTCCGGCCGAAAATGTACTGGTGGGCATTGCCGACCTGGAAAATCTGCCCGACGAAATCCGTCGCCCGGAATTTAAGGTGGAGGTTTCGTTGAAGTAG
- a CDS encoding leucine-rich repeat domain-containing protein yields the protein MSFKEINETLGRYNLSNKISKREIKKLAKIDKLSVIQFVDPVTDNSIWKNIETYLLSERPDIELRVFGHYGKECDLSFLQYLPSTKNFSADCLMECNNVENIALLENLEILRLGIFNLTSFEFLNDISPKLKSLFIGQTRSKKPNISVISRFKDLEYVYIEGQNKGIEAISELGNLEKIVLRSISSENINYLKGLKKLWSVDIKLGGIKDFSALTEMRGIKYLELWQVRKLSDIGFISKLTDLQYLFLQSLPNIEKVPDLSANEKLRRIYFENMKGLKNVDSLKYAKCLEEFICVDCSNLQPEDLIPVLKNKTLKSVLTGFGSDMRNRKFEEYMNEYGKTRYNRTNFEYL from the coding sequence ATGAGCTTCAAAGAAATAAATGAGACATTAGGAAGATATAATTTGAGTAATAAAATCTCAAAGCGAGAGATTAAGAAACTTGCAAAGATTGATAAATTATCGGTAATCCAATTTGTTGACCCAGTAACTGATAATTCTATCTGGAAAAACATCGAAACTTATTTATTAAGTGAGAGACCTGATATTGAATTGAGAGTTTTTGGGCACTATGGAAAGGAATGTGATTTAAGTTTTTTACAATATCTCCCATCCACAAAGAATTTTTCGGCTGATTGTTTGATGGAATGCAACAACGTTGAGAATATTGCACTGCTTGAAAATCTTGAAATTCTTAGATTGGGGATTTTTAACTTGACAAGTTTTGAATTTCTAAATGATATCTCCCCTAAGTTAAAAAGTCTGTTTATCGGACAAACCAGATCAAAAAAGCCAAATATTTCTGTGATCTCAAGATTTAAGGATTTGGAATATGTTTACATCGAGGGACAAAACAAAGGTATTGAGGCAATTTCTGAGTTAGGGAACTTGGAAAAGATTGTATTGCGATCCATCTCGTCTGAGAATATTAATTATTTGAAAGGCCTCAAGAAACTTTGGTCTGTAGATATTAAACTTGGTGGAATAAAAGATTTCAGCGCATTGACAGAAATGAGAGGAATTAAATACCTCGAATTATGGCAAGTGAGAAAATTAAGTGATATTGGTTTTATTTCGAAACTTACTGATTTGCAATATCTCTTTTTACAATCTCTACCAAATATTGAAAAAGTACCTGATTTATCTGCAAATGAAAAATTAAGGAGAATATATTTTGAGAATATGAAAGGACTGAAAAATGTCGATTCGTTAAAATATGCTAAGTGTTTAGAGGAATTCATTTGCGTTGATTGTTCAAATCTTCAACCAGAAGATTTAATTCCTGTTCTCAAAAATAAAACGCTTAAATCGGTACTTACTGGATTTGGAAGTGATATGAGAAACAGAAAGTTTGAGGAATACATGAATGAGTATGGGAAGACTCGATATAATCGCACAAACTTTGAATATCTATAA